Proteins encoded within one genomic window of Oncorhynchus nerka isolate Pitt River linkage group LG9b, Oner_Uvic_2.0, whole genome shotgun sequence:
- the abhd4 gene encoding (Lyso)-N-acylphosphatidylethanolamine lipase, translating into MDPTVAPMQHETETEPYSGWGWWPSWRPTSMSLLKSTEAKILSCIQNEVWSRFVTLPNQDRIWTLTLTNKTPHKPLEQAPKKTPLVMVHGFGGGVGLWIRNLDALSHSRPVYAFDLLGFGRSSRPLFSTDAALAEEQFVNSMERWRESVGLENMILLGHSLGGYLATSYAIQHPSRVSHLILVDPWGFPEHPQPGVETPAGQGPEVVKRPPLPRWVKAVASVVSLFNPLAVIRAAGPWGPGLVNRLRPDFKRKFEDLFDDDTMTEYIYHCNAQTPSGEVGFRAMSESLGWAKRPMLQRVHLLPPSMPLTMLYGSRSWVDSASGDKVAQIRVQTATRTVMIEDASHHVYADQPMEFNRVVQNICNDVD; encoded by the exons ATGGATCCCACAGTAGCGCCAATGCAACACGAAACTGAGACCGA gccaTACTCTGGGTGGGGCTGGTGGCCTTCCTGGCGTCCGACTTCCATGTCCCTCCTGAAGAGCACAGAGGCCAAGATCCTCtcct gtataCAGAATGAAGTGTGGTCCAGGTTTGTCACGTTACCCAACCAGGACAGGATCTGGACCCTCACGTTGACCAACAAGACCCCCCACAAACCTCTTGAGCAAG cCCCTAAGAAGACTCCTCTGGTGATGGTCCATGGGTTTGGCGGaggagtgggtctgtggattCGTAACCTGGATGCTCTGAGTCACTCTCGGCCCGTCTACGCCTTCGACCTCCTGGGGTTTGGCCGGAGCTCCCGACCCCTCTTCTCCACAGATGCTGCCCTGGCCGAGGAGCAGTTTGTCAACTCCATGGAGCGTTGGAGGGAGTCTGTAGGCCTGGAGAACATGATTTTACTGGGACACAGTCTGGGGGGATACCTGGCAACATCTTACGCCATCCAGCACCCTTCTAG GGTGAGTCACCTGATCCTGGTGGACCCATGGGGTTTCCCTGAACACCCACAGCCAGGGGTGGAGACCCCGGCGGGCCAGGGGCCAGAGGTTGTGAAGAGGCCGCCCCTGCCACGCTGGGTCAAGGCTGTGGCCTCAGTCGTCTCACTGTTCAACCCTCTGGCTGTCATCAGAGCAGCAGGTCCATGGG GTCCAGGGTTGGTAAATAGATTGCGTCCAGATTTCAAGAGGAAATTTGAGGACTTGTTTGATGATGATACCATGACTGAGTACATCTACCACTGTAATGCTCAGACCCCTAG TGGGGAGGTAGGCTTCAGGGCCATGTCAGAGTCCCTGGGCTGGGCCAAGAGGCCCATGCTACAGCGGGTTCACCTGCTGCCCCCCTCCATGCCTCTTACCATGCTATACGGTTCACGCTCCTGGGTGGACAGTGCCTCAGGGGACAAGGTGGCCCAGATTAGGGTCCAGACAGCCACACGCACTGTG ATGATAGAAGATGCGTCTCACCATGTATATGCTGACCAACCAATGGAGTTCAACAGAGTGGTCCAGAACATATGTAACGATGTAGACTGA
- the LOC115114691 gene encoding C-X-C chemokine receptor type 4-like, with amino-acid sequence MSYYEHFVISESDNDYNDTSSGFGSGLGDFGTGFEEPCDRELLSPSVQRIFLPVVYGFIFTLGITGNGLVVFVLGCQRKARLSLTDRYRLHLSAADLLFVLALPFWAVDAALGDWRVGAVMCVGVHVIYTVNLYGSVLILAFISLDRYLAVVKATVTSTTHTRQLLAHRLVYAGAWLPAGLLAIPDMVFARTQEAGEGEMVCTRLYPPENAPLWVSLFHLQTVLVGLVVPGLVLLVCYCVIVSRLTRGPLGGQRQKRRAVRTTVALVLCFFLCWLPYCIGIAVDALLRLELIPRGCTLESGLGVWLAVSEPMAYAHCCLNPLLYAFLGVGFKSSARRALTLTRTSSLKIVPRRRTGAMTSTTTESESSSLHSS; translated from the exons ATGTCCTATTATGAG cACTTTGTGATATCAGAATCGGATAATGACTACAATGACACAAGTTCCGGTTTTGGTTCTGGCTTGGGGGATTTCGGCACTGGATTTGAGGAGCCGTGTGACCGTGAGCTGCTGAGTCCAAGTGTGCAGCGTATCTTCCTCCCGGTGGTGTATGGCTTCATCTTCACCCTGGGGATCACTGGGAACGGCCTGGTGGTGTTCGTACTGGGCTGCCAGCGGAAGGCCCGTCTAAGCCTAACGGACCGCTACCGGCTGCACCTCTCCGCTGCTGACCTGCTCTTCGTTCTGGCACTGCCCTTCTGGGCTGTAGATGCTGCGCTCGGGGACTGGCGCGTCGGAGCGGTCATGTGCGTGGGCGTGCACGTCATCTACACAGTGAACCTATATGGCAGTGTGCTGATCCTAGCCTTCATCAGTCTGGACCGCTACCTTGCAGTGGTCAAAGCCACGGtaaccagcaccacacacaccCGGCAGCTGCTGGCACACAGGCTGGTGTACGCTGGCGCCTGGCTGCCTGCTGGGCTCCTGGCCATCCCTGATATGGTGTTCGCTCGGACCCAGgaggcaggggagggggagatggtgtGCACGAGGCTCTACCCACCGGAGAACGCCCCACTGTGGGTGTCCCTGTTCCACCTGCAGACTGTGCTGGTGGGGCTGGTGGTGCCGGGCCTGGTGCTGCTGGTGTGTTACTGCGTGATTGTGTCTAGGCTGACCCGGGGGCCGTTGGGGggccagagacagaagaggagggcGGTGCGGACCACTGTAGCTCTGGTTCTCTGTTTCTTCCTCTGCTGGCTGCCGTACTGCATTGGCATCGCCGTGGATGCTCTCCTCCGCTTGGAGCTGATCCCTCGAGGCTGTACGCTGGAGTCAGGCCTGGGGGTGTGGTTAGCGGTGTCTGAACCAATGGCGTACGCGCACTGCTGCTTGAATCCGCTGCTCTATGCGTTCCTTGGAGTGGGGTTCAAGAGTTCTGCTCGCCGCGCCCTCACACTTACACGCACCTCCAGCCTGAAGATTGTCCCACGTAGACGAACAGGCGCCATGACGTCCACAACGACAGAGTCAGAGTCATCTAGTCTGCACTCCAGTTAA